The region GAGCTCGTTTATTGCAATAAGTGCAAGACGCTAGTTAGCACAAAAAGCTGCCCGCACGGACAGCACCACCAGATCAAATACCACCCAGACGTGATCAAGGAGTTGCTATTTAATGGCATCATGCCACCAGCTATACTAGTAAGGCCTGAAATTTCAGCGCTCATCTTAAGCAAGCTCTATGTAAATCGCTTCAAAGATATACAAAAGCTCTGCGACGATCTCTTTGTAAATTCTGGACTGCTTGAAAACAAGACCGACCGCGACTTTTACGAGGAACTCATGAAGCTCTACCAAACATCATCACTCACTTAAGGAAATTTATGCAAAAGCTATTTTTGACATTTTTTGGATTTGGACTTTTACCAAAGGCGCCTGGCACTTGGGGCTCGGTGGCTGGGGCTGTGGTGGCTTATTTTGTGCTATATTTTTTCTCATCTACCACGCTTTTGCTAGCTAGCATTTTGTTATTTTTGGTGAGCATCAGTGTCATTGATGATTTTGAAAAAAAGGTAAATTCGCACGACGAGAGTTTTATCGTGATCGACGAAGTTGCTGGCGTTTGGCTCGCTATAGCCATTAGCGGAGCGACTATCTCTCAGCTAGTTCTCTCACTCGTGCTTTTTAGAGTGCTTGATATCAAAAAACCATCGATCATTGGCAGGATCGACCGCAACGTAAAGGGCGGGCTTGGCGTCATGGGCGATGATATGGTTGCTGGATTTTTCGCTGGCATTATTAGCGCGATGATATATGGCGTGGCTATGAAATTTGGCGTAGTTTTGCCATAAATTTGAGCTAAATTTTATTTTTTGGATCTAGGCAAGCGGCCTAGATCCAGAATTTATGCAAGTCCAAGTTCATTTAAGACAGAGCTTAAATTTACAGAATTATTTGTATTTTTGCCAAGGCTATTTTGCTTTTCAAGCAGTGTTTGGCTCGTAAGTGCCATGTTTAGCTCTTTGCGGTAGTCACTTAAAATTTTATCCATGATTTTAAGTAGCTCATTTTTTTGATCCTGCGTTTTGGTCGGATCATTTATGCTTAAAAGCTCAGTTAGCTCCTCTTTTTTCTGAGCTATTTTCTCTTCT is a window of Campylobacter concisus DNA encoding:
- a CDS encoding phosphatidylglycerophosphatase A family protein, producing MQKLFLTFFGFGLLPKAPGTWGSVAGAVVAYFVLYFFSSTTLLLASILLFLVSISVIDDFEKKVNSHDESFIVIDEVAGVWLAIAISGATISQLVLSLVLFRVLDIKKPSIIGRIDRNVKGGLGVMGDDMVAGFFAGIISAMIYGVAMKFGVVLP